Proteins encoded together in one Synechococcus sp. A15-62 window:
- the glmS gene encoding glutamine--fructose-6-phosphate transaminase (isomerizing), with amino-acid sequence MCGIVALVGSREAAPQLLEGLRQLEYRGYDSAGIATVAAQGQLTCLRAEGKLRNLTARFEAQGAPGQCGIGHTRWATHGKPEERNAHPHRSSDGAVAVVQNGIIENHRTLREQLEAAGVEFQSDTDTEVIPHLFAAELQQLQAAGGTAGGALLLQALQRVLPQLQGAYALAVIWDQAPGALVVARKAAPLLIGLGEGEFLCASDTPALAGFTRTILPMEDGEVALLSPLGVELYDAVGARQQRMPTQLSGVDHVADKREFRHFMLKEIHEQPETAELWVARHLPQGLPPEQPVALPLDDAFYAGIERIQILACGTSRHAAMVGAYLLEQFAGLPTSVHYASEFRYAPPPLAPHTITIGVTQSGETADTLAALAMEAERRLAYGDPAFAPRQLGVTNRPESSLSRQVPHILDIGAGIEVGVAATKTFLGQLLAFYGLAMAFAARRGARPTAEIKALADELRGLPQQLRQLVDLHDQRSEALAPRFADTQDVIFLGRGINYPIALEGALKLKEISYIHAEGYPAGEMKHGPIALLDSRVPVVSIAVPGLVFEKVLSNAQEAKARDAQLIGVAPQGPDTDLFDELLPVPSVSEWISPLLTVVPMQLLSYHIAAHRGLDVDQPRNLAKSVTVE; translated from the coding sequence ATGTGCGGAATCGTCGCCCTGGTGGGCTCCCGAGAAGCGGCGCCTCAGCTCCTGGAGGGCTTGCGGCAGCTGGAGTACCGCGGTTACGACTCCGCTGGGATCGCCACGGTGGCTGCTCAGGGGCAGTTGACTTGCCTGCGGGCTGAGGGCAAGCTACGTAACCTCACCGCTCGTTTTGAAGCACAAGGCGCGCCGGGGCAATGCGGCATTGGCCACACCCGCTGGGCCACCCATGGGAAGCCGGAAGAGCGCAACGCCCACCCGCACCGCAGCAGCGATGGTGCAGTGGCAGTGGTGCAGAACGGGATTATTGAGAACCATCGGACTCTGCGGGAGCAGCTGGAGGCTGCAGGGGTGGAGTTCCAGTCGGACACCGACACCGAGGTGATTCCGCATCTATTTGCAGCGGAACTGCAGCAGTTGCAAGCCGCGGGCGGCACCGCAGGTGGTGCGTTGTTGCTCCAAGCCCTGCAGCGGGTGCTGCCCCAGCTGCAGGGGGCCTACGCCCTGGCCGTGATCTGGGATCAGGCGCCGGGGGCGCTGGTGGTGGCCCGCAAGGCTGCACCCCTGTTGATCGGCTTGGGGGAAGGGGAATTCCTCTGTGCCAGCGACACGCCGGCCCTGGCGGGCTTTACCCGCACGATCCTGCCGATGGAGGACGGCGAGGTGGCCTTGCTCTCACCCCTCGGCGTTGAGCTTTATGACGCAGTCGGTGCCCGTCAGCAACGCATGCCCACCCAGCTCAGCGGTGTGGATCACGTGGCCGACAAGCGGGAGTTCCGTCACTTCATGCTCAAGGAAATCCATGAGCAACCGGAGACCGCAGAGTTGTGGGTGGCGCGCCATCTGCCTCAGGGACTGCCGCCGGAGCAGCCGGTGGCTCTGCCGTTGGACGATGCGTTTTACGCCGGCATTGAGCGGATTCAGATCCTGGCCTGCGGCACAAGCCGCCATGCCGCGATGGTTGGGGCCTACCTGCTGGAGCAGTTCGCCGGCCTTCCCACATCGGTGCACTACGCCAGTGAGTTCCGCTATGCGCCGCCGCCGCTCGCCCCTCATACCATCACGATTGGTGTGACCCAGTCGGGTGAGACGGCCGACACCCTGGCCGCCCTGGCGATGGAGGCAGAGCGACGTCTGGCCTATGGGGATCCAGCCTTTGCTCCCCGGCAGCTGGGGGTGACCAACCGTCCGGAAAGTTCCCTCTCGCGTCAGGTGCCCCACATCCTCGACATCGGGGCCGGAATCGAAGTGGGCGTGGCGGCCACCAAGACCTTCCTCGGTCAGCTGCTGGCCTTCTATGGCCTGGCGATGGCCTTTGCAGCCCGCCGTGGTGCTCGCCCCACAGCGGAGATCAAGGCTCTGGCGGACGAACTGCGCGGTCTGCCTCAGCAGTTGCGCCAGTTGGTGGATCTGCACGACCAGCGCTCTGAAGCCCTGGCTCCTCGCTTTGCCGACACCCAGGATGTGATTTTCCTGGGGCGGGGAATCAACTACCCGATCGCCCTGGAGGGAGCGTTGAAGCTCAAGGAAATCAGCTACATCCACGCCGAGGGCTACCCGGCCGGTGAGATGAAGCATGGTCCGATCGCCCTGCTCGATTCCCGGGTGCCGGTGGTTTCGATCGCGGTGCCCGGTTTGGTGTTTGAGAAGGTGCTCAGCAATGCCCAGGAAGCCAAGGCTCGCGACGCTCAGCTGATCGGTGTGGCGCCCCAGGGGCCGGACACTGATCTGTTTGATGAACTGTTGCCGGTTCCTTCGGTGAGCGAGTGGATCAGCCCCCTGCTCACCGTGGTTCCCATGCAGTTGCTGAGCTATCACATCGCCGCCCATCGCGGCCTGGATGTGGATCAACCCCGCAACCTGGCCAAGAGCGTCACGGTGGAGTGA
- a CDS encoding glycosyltransferase: MPCLNAGRFLEPAVRSVLNQAECLELLVADGGSTDGSLQFLERLSVVDPRLRIVSTTDSGPADALNKAFKAARGTLIGWLNADDLYPPGALARATYALEANPQWLMLYGEGEEFNNSTGLRQRYPTLPPTTGVEGFRSHCFICQPSVVFRRTMGLMLGPFDAHLKTAFDFDYWLRAFETFPYRIGYLPHLQGRTRLHENTITNKQRTQADLEFIKLVAKHFGSAPTTRLHNLGLDLQLGLAETKAGQTNTELLRELADQAAPWLNPKALEDFRHDWHLNDDQLSSATESSPPSQSKTEARQSLAIQLLEALHPQLHPNAPGSPVERKMRCEQFIAIHKQNYRLLDTDKASITTRQLLAQSQNSRSKRPFGVNLIGHAYEIFGIGEDIRMAARALQAADVPCCVIHHPAGNDAACTDRSIDKLVSSDQDGGPYAFNLVCMQAPIYARWLLKQGLSGLNQRYTITAWPWETSQWPEAWKPLLEVTDEVWPSSTFTARALQEPAAQADVPLQLMHMAAEIPEPNRFYSHSSRLFTRNHLGLSNDAIVFVYSFDLNSTAIRKNPVAVLETFQQAFPLPQLLAIQGRSDNTHPLSERVELLIKTFPPRNFIPEWNWLQIRAQEDPRVHLLEANLERDEMLAIYGCSDVFVSLHRSEGFGRGLAEAFQLGLDVIATDYGGNADFCVGPLAHPVRCLEVPIPRAAYPYADGHCWGEPDLNHAAQLMQEIAERRLEIASNPNAYYPSRDAMVLADYQKRFSFIEAGTRYRERLKSLWDNW, translated from the coding sequence ATGCCGTGTCTGAATGCAGGTCGCTTTCTTGAACCGGCAGTCCGTTCAGTTCTGAATCAGGCTGAATGTTTAGAACTCCTCGTAGCAGATGGCGGCTCTACTGATGGCAGTCTGCAATTTCTAGAAAGGCTCTCGGTCGTTGATCCTCGGCTTCGAATCGTCAGTACCACTGATAGCGGTCCTGCCGATGCCCTCAACAAAGCCTTCAAGGCCGCTCGCGGAACCCTTATCGGCTGGCTCAATGCCGATGACTTATATCCACCAGGTGCACTAGCCCGTGCGACATACGCACTTGAAGCAAATCCCCAATGGCTGATGCTTTACGGAGAAGGAGAAGAATTCAACAATTCTACAGGCTTACGTCAGCGCTATCCCACCCTGCCGCCCACTACAGGCGTTGAAGGCTTTCGATCACACTGCTTCATTTGTCAACCTTCTGTGGTGTTTCGCCGCACCATGGGGCTCATGCTCGGGCCATTTGATGCGCACTTGAAAACAGCTTTTGATTTCGATTACTGGCTCCGAGCATTCGAGACTTTCCCATACCGTATTGGTTATCTACCTCACCTTCAGGGTAGAACACGATTACATGAAAACACCATTACAAACAAGCAGCGCACACAAGCTGATCTGGAATTCATAAAGCTAGTCGCAAAACACTTTGGATCCGCGCCAACTACGCGCCTACACAACCTTGGATTAGATCTACAGCTCGGCCTTGCGGAAACCAAAGCAGGCCAAACCAACACTGAACTGTTACGTGAGCTCGCAGATCAAGCAGCACCATGGCTTAATCCAAAAGCGCTGGAAGACTTCCGCCATGACTGGCATCTCAATGATGATCAGCTAAGCAGTGCCACAGAATCCAGCCCACCATCTCAGAGCAAAACAGAAGCGAGACAATCATTAGCAATTCAGTTACTCGAAGCTCTTCATCCTCAGTTGCACCCGAATGCACCAGGCTCACCCGTTGAACGCAAAATGCGCTGTGAGCAGTTCATCGCCATCCACAAGCAAAATTACCGTTTGCTAGACACAGACAAAGCATCGATAACCACGAGACAGTTGTTAGCACAGTCTCAAAACTCTAGATCAAAGCGACCCTTCGGGGTAAACCTGATAGGGCACGCCTATGAAATATTTGGCATCGGAGAAGACATCCGCATGGCAGCCCGCGCCCTGCAAGCTGCTGATGTGCCCTGTTGCGTAATTCATCACCCAGCAGGCAATGACGCCGCATGTACTGATCGCAGCATAGATAAGCTGGTCTCTAGCGATCAAGATGGTGGCCCCTACGCCTTCAACTTGGTATGTATGCAGGCTCCCATCTATGCGCGATGGTTGCTCAAACAAGGGTTAAGTGGTCTTAATCAGCGCTACACCATTACCGCCTGGCCCTGGGAAACAAGTCAATGGCCAGAGGCTTGGAAGCCCCTGTTGGAAGTTACGGATGAAGTATGGCCATCGAGCACATTTACTGCCCGAGCCCTCCAGGAACCCGCAGCTCAGGCAGATGTTCCATTGCAGTTGATGCACATGGCTGCGGAAATCCCAGAACCGAATCGATTTTACTCTCATTCAAGCCGGCTATTTACACGTAATCATCTCGGTCTATCGAATGATGCAATTGTGTTTGTTTACAGCTTCGATCTCAACTCCACTGCCATCCGTAAAAACCCTGTGGCGGTGTTGGAAACTTTTCAACAAGCCTTTCCCTTGCCTCAGTTACTAGCAATCCAAGGACGCTCTGACAACACTCACCCCCTGTCGGAACGAGTGGAGTTGCTGATTAAAACGTTCCCTCCGCGTAACTTCATTCCGGAATGGAACTGGTTACAAATCAGAGCGCAAGAGGATCCGCGCGTTCATCTGCTGGAAGCCAATTTAGAGAGAGATGAGATGCTTGCAATTTATGGCTGTAGTGACGTATTTGTTTCTCTACATCGTTCCGAAGGCTTTGGAAGAGGCTTGGCAGAAGCATTCCAACTTGGTCTTGACGTGATCGCCACAGATTACGGCGGCAACGCAGATTTCTGTGTGGGACCTCTCGCACACCCCGTACGTTGCTTAGAAGTACCCATTCCTCGAGCTGCCTATCCCTACGCCGATGGCCATTGCTGGGGTGAACCAGATCTAAATCACGCAGCTCAGCTGATGCAAGAGATAGCGGAACGACGACTCGAGATAGCCAGTAATCCAAATGCTTATTATCCAAGCCGTGATGCGATGGTATTAGCTGACTATCAAAAGCGATTTAGTTTTATAGAAGCTGGAACTCGCTATCGCGAAAGGTTAAAATCACTTTGGGATAATTGGTAA
- a CDS encoding sulfotransferase domain-containing protein: MQRAGSSMLNTILSEYFSSVDLQYGNPEDAAFVSEIGPSSAPGLYLKMLSEGLKLFIGFRGLPDYAKQELCFSDTKVVFLIRHPLDILVSRYYQFYKVSDGGHTNPGNQDFHQEMINIGEKAHFVEKEQIFLEDSVNVLSQYIEINDLLSYEGASCQVYNYESFLFNKPHLFSCMMNHMGLPVNSNEVIRSCKCSDKYIKPGSNLTGQHVRHMYPGDYLNHMDQDLINQLSDQFREIVRPLGYLL; this comes from the coding sequence ATGCAACGTGCTGGAAGCAGCATGCTTAATACTATTCTTTCTGAATACTTCTCTTCAGTTGATTTACAGTATGGTAACCCTGAAGATGCAGCTTTTGTATCTGAAATCGGGCCTTCATCTGCTCCCGGATTGTATCTCAAAATGCTATCTGAAGGCCTGAAACTATTTATAGGTTTTCGAGGCCTCCCTGATTACGCTAAGCAAGAATTGTGCTTTTCTGACACTAAAGTTGTGTTTTTAATTCGACATCCATTAGACATTTTGGTTAGCCGCTACTATCAATTCTACAAAGTTTCTGATGGGGGACACACGAATCCTGGCAATCAAGACTTTCATCAAGAGATGATTAATATAGGGGAAAAGGCTCATTTTGTCGAAAAAGAACAAATCTTTTTGGAAGATTCTGTAAATGTACTTTCACAATATATAGAAATCAATGACTTACTCTCATACGAAGGTGCCTCCTGTCAGGTTTATAACTATGAATCATTCCTATTTAATAAGCCCCACCTCTTTTCCTGTATGATGAATCATATGGGTTTACCTGTGAATTCCAACGAAGTGATTCGTTCCTGCAAGTGCAGCGACAAGTACATCAAGCCGGGATCAAACCTCACAGGGCAACATGTTCGTCACATGTATCCTGGCGACTATTTAAATCATATGGACCAAGATTTGATAAATCAACTTTCAGATCAATTCAGAGAAATTGTACGTCCTTTAGGTTACTTATTGTAA
- a CDS encoding glycosyltransferase family 1 protein has product MKILFDPIFFEIANTGIARVWASILQEWNKSDINRRHEIYILDRSDKVPHISNYFYIPFCKSKDFRFSGTDSIAIQHICDDLKIDVFISSYYTFPIKTKSLMMVYDMIPEKFDFPMDDPGWLEKIAAIKHACAYTCISKSTANDLKEFHPEISSNSIDVSYCGVSEEKFRVRSEKELRDFKNIHGLDYPYWIFVGSRDQYKSYKNTRLFFNAISDDSSIKPYGVICAGGDEKLEDWVLQAQANLKYPIRRFYFDDTSLSLAYQGALGLIYPSLYEGFGMPVIEAMASGCPVITTQCGSLAEAGGEAACYIDGSSTDQLLSVMDQLVNDPVFSDKKRQAGLEHIKHFSWKAMADKIIHLLEIVGNYPIEADDQSHCLRLRMAQSEVQL; this is encoded by the coding sequence GTGAAAATACTTTTTGACCCTATTTTTTTCGAAATTGCTAATACAGGTATTGCTCGGGTCTGGGCATCGATTCTTCAAGAGTGGAACAAATCTGACATCAACAGGAGACATGAGATTTATATCTTAGACAGGTCAGATAAAGTACCGCATATTTCCAATTATTTCTACATTCCATTTTGCAAAAGCAAAGACTTTCGTTTTTCTGGCACTGATTCAATTGCTATTCAACACATCTGCGATGATCTAAAAATTGATGTTTTCATATCAAGTTATTATACATTCCCAATTAAAACAAAGTCTTTAATGATGGTCTACGACATGATTCCTGAGAAGTTTGACTTCCCTATGGATGATCCTGGCTGGCTTGAAAAGATTGCAGCAATCAAGCATGCCTGTGCATATACCTGCATCTCAAAAAGTACAGCTAATGACCTAAAAGAATTTCATCCCGAGATCTCCTCCAACTCTATCGATGTGAGTTACTGCGGAGTAAGTGAAGAAAAATTTCGTGTTCGAAGTGAAAAAGAACTTCGTGATTTTAAAAATATACATGGTTTAGACTATCCGTATTGGATATTTGTAGGGTCCCGTGATCAATACAAATCATACAAGAATACACGTTTATTTTTTAATGCTATTTCTGATGATTCTTCCATTAAGCCGTATGGTGTAATATGTGCAGGTGGTGATGAGAAACTTGAAGATTGGGTTCTACAAGCTCAGGCAAATCTAAAATATCCGATTAGACGATTTTATTTTGATGATACCTCATTATCTTTGGCTTATCAAGGTGCTTTAGGTCTGATTTATCCCTCACTTTATGAAGGCTTTGGTATGCCCGTCATCGAAGCTATGGCATCTGGTTGCCCTGTGATCACCACACAATGTGGTTCACTAGCCGAGGCTGGTGGTGAAGCAGCCTGCTACATCGATGGATCTTCAACCGATCAATTATTGTCTGTAATGGATCAATTAGTCAACGATCCTGTTTTTTCAGACAAGAAAAGACAAGCTGGTTTGGAGCACATAAAACATTTTAGTTGGAAAGCGATGGCCGATAAAATCATTCATCTTCTTGAAATTGTAGGCAATTATCCAATTGAAGCTGATGATCAAAGTCATTGTTTACGCCTCCGAATGGCTCAATCAGAGGTTCAACTATAA
- a CDS encoding glycosyltransferase — translation MPAKQKIYTRHRKCYYGTPLLFLKKTMQGENAKENEQSGLYLRKDAAGILLNQLFICKFASKELKQTILQLKSELNLISSSILSLDWFISSLCSSIESPDTAIQIQQFLEEQSQSSECKIFFLEEANNKSRSLPNDDLESSSNIIVNTAVHVRIAETILARSVSNEEIKSLDDLLECSQGDVSIYAEALFDSEEYKSRKDNERSILPHLSDAEYIIYLFNGILGRFPTTYEVWGWAYHHLIDDYTRKQAFAAIQASIDPLFLQNNLVLETFGRNKILNPGTNKHKPEHSGALIMGTNQHITVKDWDEIKSNLNKRSSNDFARIAKNSIFYKEHNTKTPDNPSLSIITSLYNGDKFIRNFMENMVNQINFDNFELIIIDACSPGDENTIIKEYMCKHPNIIYHRCEDRISIYDAWNLGVSMSKGKYLTNANLDDLRAPYGLSMQVECLERFPSFDICYGDFYYYFEANPSWNLIESIGIKSSLTHLSPGILISCNYPHCAPLWRKSLHQEVGLFDAKYASAADWEFWLRCIKAHKNFYFIPIPLSGYYQNPEGISTSSETKGIEEVASITNKHFKDLIMTDDSTLIIPDAKFNQLHIASRSLPRRSQLLLSYIELQSRYRSLNSSKSFVPVT, via the coding sequence GTGCCAGCGAAACAAAAAATTTACACGCGTCATCGCAAATGCTATTATGGTACTCCATTGCTTTTTCTCAAAAAAACAATGCAAGGTGAAAATGCAAAAGAAAATGAACAATCAGGCTTATATCTAAGAAAGGATGCGGCCGGCATCTTGCTCAATCAATTATTTATATGCAAATTTGCATCAAAAGAGCTAAAGCAAACTATTCTTCAACTTAAGAGTGAATTAAACCTAATATCAAGTAGCATTTTATCCTTAGATTGGTTCATTTCCAGCTTATGTTCATCCATAGAGTCGCCGGACACGGCAATACAAATTCAGCAATTCTTGGAGGAACAATCACAAAGCTCTGAATGTAAAATATTCTTTTTAGAGGAGGCTAATAACAAAAGCAGATCATTGCCCAACGATGATTTGGAATCATCTTCAAACATTATTGTAAATACAGCAGTTCATGTTCGTATCGCTGAAACAATTCTAGCTCGTTCAGTGTCCAATGAAGAAATCAAAAGTTTAGATGATTTACTAGAATGTTCACAAGGTGATGTATCTATATACGCAGAAGCACTATTTGATTCTGAAGAATATAAATCAAGAAAAGATAACGAAAGGTCGATATTGCCTCATCTTAGCGATGCTGAGTACATCATATATCTCTTTAACGGAATATTGGGGCGTTTCCCAACAACATATGAGGTCTGGGGATGGGCTTATCATCATTTAATTGACGATTATACAAGAAAGCAAGCTTTTGCAGCTATTCAAGCATCAATAGACCCATTATTTCTGCAAAATAATTTAGTATTAGAAACTTTTGGAAGAAATAAAATTTTAAATCCTGGAACTAATAAACACAAGCCTGAGCATAGTGGTGCTTTGATTATGGGCACTAATCAACATATTACAGTTAAGGATTGGGACGAAATTAAATCGAATTTAAACAAACGAAGCAGTAATGACTTTGCTAGGATCGCAAAGAATAGTATTTTCTATAAAGAACATAATACAAAAACGCCTGACAACCCTTCTCTATCAATTATCACAAGCCTATATAATGGAGACAAATTCATAAGAAACTTTATGGAAAATATGGTTAACCAGATAAATTTTGACAATTTCGAGCTGATAATTATTGATGCATGCTCGCCAGGCGACGAAAATACAATTATCAAGGAATACATGTGCAAGCATCCAAATATTATCTACCATAGGTGTGAAGATAGAATTTCTATATACGATGCATGGAATTTAGGAGTTTCAATGTCGAAAGGCAAGTATTTGACAAATGCTAACCTGGATGATTTACGAGCTCCTTATGGTTTAAGTATGCAGGTTGAATGCCTCGAGCGTTTTCCTTCATTTGACATTTGCTATGGCGATTTTTACTATTATTTTGAAGCAAATCCATCTTGGAATCTAATAGAGTCAATTGGAATAAAGAGCTCTTTAACGCATTTATCTCCCGGCATTTTGATTTCCTGCAATTACCCACATTGCGCTCCATTATGGAGAAAAAGCTTGCATCAAGAAGTCGGATTATTTGATGCAAAATATGCATCAGCTGCTGATTGGGAATTTTGGCTAAGATGCATTAAAGCTCATAAAAACTTTTACTTTATACCCATTCCTTTGTCTGGCTATTATCAGAATCCTGAAGGTATTTCTACATCATCAGAGACAAAAGGTATAGAAGAAGTTGCTTCAATAACAAATAAACACTTCAAGGATTTAATTATGACGGACGACTCAACTCTTATCATACCAGATGCTAAATTCAATCAATTGCACATCGCTTCTCGATCGTTGCCAAGACGTTCTCAGTTGTTATTATCGTACATTGAGTTACAATCTCGATATCGCAGCCTAAACTCTTCTAAATCATTCGTTCCTGTAACGTGA
- a CDS encoding GDP-mannose 4,6-dehydratase codes for MKALIVGVTGQDGAYLARYLLDIGYKVIGTSRDCQSCDVSRLSLLDIDNNIELTSLAPNDFRSVLKVVSTVMPDEIYNLSGQTSVGLSFDQPVECMESIVSSTLNFLEVIRYLGNNIKYFSAGSSECFGDCGMLAATEETKFKPRSPYGVAKSASFWQVATYRTAYDMYACTGILANHESPLRPKKFVTRKIIDGVIAIKQNRLKSLKLGNLNIFRDWGWAPDYVKAMHLMLQAPIAKDYLIASGHTSSLREFVSHAFDIAGLNEAKYLQVDDSLKRPSDLAYSALSPQLIKTDLGWSSSKTIEEIVKKMYLGNLF; via the coding sequence ATGAAGGCTCTGATTGTTGGTGTTACCGGCCAAGATGGCGCATATTTAGCACGCTACCTCTTGGATATTGGCTACAAAGTGATAGGAACTAGTCGAGATTGCCAAAGTTGCGACGTCTCAAGACTGTCTCTACTCGACATAGACAATAATATTGAGCTAACGTCATTAGCGCCAAACGATTTCAGAAGCGTCTTGAAAGTCGTTTCAACAGTAATGCCTGATGAGATATACAATCTATCTGGTCAAACTAGCGTTGGACTTTCATTTGATCAGCCAGTAGAGTGCATGGAGTCAATTGTATCTTCAACGCTAAATTTTTTAGAAGTAATACGATATTTAGGTAATAATATCAAATACTTTAGTGCAGGAAGTTCAGAGTGTTTCGGAGATTGTGGAATGTTAGCAGCTACGGAAGAAACTAAGTTTAAGCCAAGGAGTCCATATGGGGTAGCAAAATCAGCTTCTTTCTGGCAAGTTGCTACTTATCGGACAGCATATGATATGTATGCTTGCACTGGAATTTTAGCTAATCACGAATCACCACTAAGACCAAAAAAATTCGTTACCAGAAAAATTATAGACGGTGTCATTGCAATTAAGCAAAATCGTTTGAAGTCACTAAAATTAGGAAATCTAAATATTTTCAGAGATTGGGGGTGGGCGCCTGATTACGTCAAAGCAATGCATCTAATGCTTCAAGCTCCTATTGCAAAAGATTATTTAATTGCTTCAGGCCATACCAGCTCTCTTCGCGAATTTGTATCTCATGCATTTGATATTGCAGGCTTAAATGAAGCAAAATATTTGCAAGTTGATGATTCCTTAAAAAGGCCATCAGACCTTGCTTACTCTGCTCTAAGTCCTCAACTAATAAAAACAGACCTTGGATGGTCATCATCAAAAACAATTGAAGAAATTGTAAAAAAAATGTATCTCGGAAATTTATTCTGA
- a CDS encoding GDP-L-fucose synthase: MGTLINKNDLFFVAGHGGMAGSAICRALQRSGYKNLLTANRNELNLLNLQAVQKWFAKNKPTVVVLAAAKVGGIHANNLYPADFLLENLKIQNNVIETAWQSGVRRLLFLGSSCIYPKFAEQPIKEESLLTGSLEPTNEWYAIAKIAGIKLCESLRKQYDFDAISLMPTNLYGPGDNYHPENSHVLPALIRRFHEAKELGAESVTCWGTGTPMREFLHVDDLGDACVFSLENWSLNSSNAPTDETGRLLPYLNVGTGSDLSIKQLSELIAEKTGFMGVIHWDKDKPDGTPKKQLDVGRLTKLGWKSKISLDKGLTESIDCFKSQLKDPNSGIRL; the protein is encoded by the coding sequence ATGGGGACATTAATCAATAAAAACGATCTCTTTTTCGTTGCTGGCCATGGCGGCATGGCCGGCAGCGCAATCTGTCGAGCTCTGCAACGCTCTGGTTACAAGAATTTATTGACTGCAAACCGCAATGAACTGAATCTCTTAAATCTCCAAGCTGTGCAGAAATGGTTTGCTAAAAACAAACCAACTGTTGTGGTGCTAGCCGCTGCCAAGGTAGGCGGCATTCATGCCAATAACCTATATCCAGCAGATTTTTTGCTGGAGAACCTAAAAATTCAAAATAATGTGATCGAAACTGCGTGGCAGAGTGGAGTCAGGCGCTTACTATTTTTGGGTAGCAGCTGCATTTATCCCAAATTCGCAGAGCAGCCGATTAAAGAGGAATCGCTATTAACAGGATCTCTAGAGCCAACCAATGAATGGTATGCGATTGCAAAAATAGCTGGAATCAAATTATGTGAATCACTAAGAAAACAATATGACTTTGATGCGATTAGCTTAATGCCTACGAATCTCTATGGGCCTGGAGATAATTATCACCCCGAGAACAGCCACGTCCTACCTGCATTAATTCGCCGATTCCATGAAGCAAAAGAGTTAGGTGCAGAGAGTGTTACTTGCTGGGGGACAGGAACGCCAATGCGTGAATTTCTTCATGTTGATGATCTTGGCGATGCATGTGTATTTTCACTTGAGAATTGGAGCCTTAACAGCAGCAATGCGCCAACAGACGAAACAGGAAGATTGCTGCCATATTTAAACGTTGGTACCGGCAGCGATTTATCAATTAAACAACTTTCTGAATTAATAGCAGAAAAAACAGGTTTCATGGGCGTTATCCATTGGGACAAAGATAAACCAGACGGAACCCCAAAAAAACAATTAGATGTTGGCAGACTAACAAAACTTGGCTGGAAATCCAAAATATCACTCGACAAGGGATTAACTGAATCAATAGATTGTTTCAAGAGCCAGCTAAAGGATCCAAATTCAGGCATTCGATTATGA